A genome region from Arachis duranensis cultivar V14167 chromosome 6, aradu.V14167.gnm2.J7QH, whole genome shotgun sequence includes the following:
- the LOC107493788 gene encoding uncharacterized protein LOC107493788, whose translation MDMDPLCIIVSPTTSYDALVSSVLGKLGLEGVKRVKKFFYRIPITVLHDMVKYDYFTIGSDEDLQVMFLSCKQFPKVRTPELLAKFVDVVSSSGGSNRNANTIATAAGSSSRPAVASSSVPVYEATVQAAASPSVGYGEHHPTEVQCPPSAGVGEGLCDDPDDDEVEPDIIADESGDDVGASDPIRPTGGSSFGTHQYPPHFSSLDLDAMRQDEHPGQLAGFGARDTEGSADMTEFQIGQQFQDKDDALLSVKTYSIRRGVQYKVVESDYRRYVGKCSEFGNGCTWLIRLSLRQRKGIWEVKRYNGPHTCLATSISSDHRSLDYHVIATFIMPMVRADASVNIKVLLNATAAHFGFRPTYRRVWMAKQKAVAIIYGDWNESYNELPRWILGVQLTMPGTVAVLRTCPVRVGGQVDES comes from the coding sequence ATGGATATGGATCCTCTATGTATTATCGTGAGCCCAACGACCAGTTACGATGCTCTCGTTAGCTCCGTGCTTGGCAAACTTGGTCTGGAAGGAGTGAAAAGGGTTAAGAAGTTTTTCTATCGCATTCCAATCACGGTGCTCCACGATATGGTGAAGTATGATTATTTCACGATCGGGAGTGATGAGGACTTGCAGGTCATGTTTCTCTCTTGTAAGCAGTTTCCCAAGGTGAGGACACCAGAGCTGTTGGCGAAGTTCGTCGACGTGGTATCTAGCTCTGGTGGGTCGAACCGGAATGCCAACACTATAGCCACGGCGGCCGGTTCGAGCTCGAGACCTGCGGTTGCTTCTTCCTCCGTTCCAGTGTATGAGGCAACGGTCCAGGCTGCCGCCTCCCCATCGGTTGGGTATGGGGAACATCATCCGACTGAAGTACAGTGTCCTCCATCGGCTGGTGTTGGAGAGGGATTGTGTGATGATCCAGATGATGATGAAGTCGAGCCGGATATTATCGCTGATGAAAGCGGCGATGATGTTGGAGCGAGTGATCCGATAAGGCCTACTGGTGGTTCTAGTTTTGGCACACATCAGTACCCACCCcatttttcatctttggatctggATGCCATGAGGCAGGACGAACATCCTGGGCAGCTAGCTGGATTTGGCGCTAGAGATACCGAAGGGTCTGCCGATATGACAGAGTTTCAGATTGGTCAACAATTCCAGGATAAAGATGACGCGCTGTTGAGTGTCAAGACGTACAGCATCCGCCGAGGGGTACAGTACAAGGTAGTTGAGTCTGACTATCGCAGGTACGTGGGAAAGTGTTCTGAGTTTGGTaatgggtgcacatggttgattaGGCTGAGCCTCCGACAACGCAAGGGCATCTGGGAAGTCAAGCGGTACAACGGGCCGCATACCTGTCTCGCTACCTCCATCTCCAGCGACCATAGGAGCTTGGACTACCACGTGATAGCGACATTCATCATGCCAATGGTTAGGGCTGACGCATCCGTAAACATCAAGGTGCTTCTAAATGCAACGGCAGCTCACTTTGGCTTCAGGCCTACATACAGGAGGGTGTGGATGGCGAAGCAGAAGGCGGTCGCAATCATATACGGGGACTGGAATGAGTCGTACAACGAGCTCCCTCGGTGGATCTTAGGAGTTCAGTTGACTATGCCTGGCACTGTAGCAGTCCTCAGGACCTGCCCTGTTCGAGTGGGTGGACAGGTGGACGAGTCTTAG